The stretch of DNA ATTTAAGCCGCAGGGATTTCACAATGAATGCAGTGGCGTACAGCCCCCGGAGGGGAATTGTGGATCCTTTTAACGGGGTTCGTGACATTAAAGGAAAAATAATTAAAACAGTAGGGGATCCGGACCAAAGATTCAATGAAGATGCCCTGCGGATGCTGAGAGCAGTGCGGTTCTCAGCTGAGCTGGATTTCAAGGTGGAAGATAATGTGCTGGATTCAATAAGAAAAAACTCTCATCTTATTGAGAAAGTCAGCAGTGAAAGAGTAAGGGAGGAACTTACAAGAATACTTGTGTCAGAACATCCAATACGCTTTATTTTGCTTCGGGACACACACCTTTTACAACATATACTTCCAGAATTTGAAATATGCTTCTACACCATTCAGAACAATCCTTACCATATTTATAATGTGGCAGTACACAGCCTTCATGCCATAGAGAACATTCCTCCTGAAAGTATGCTTAGATGGGTTATGCTTCTACATGATATAGGAAAACCCCTCTCAAAATCGGTGGATGAAAATGGAGTGGACCATTTTTACGGACATTCTGAAAAGAGTCTCCATCTGGCAATGAATATTTTTAACAGATTAAAGTTTCCGAGTGCTTTCATTAAAAGAGCGGGCAAGCTTATAAAGGAGCATGACAGGGTTATAGAAACAACATGTAAAGCTGTCAGAAGAGCAATATCATCTTTAGGTGATGATATTTTTCTGGATCTGCTTAAAGTCAAGGAAGCCGACATTAAGGCTCAAAATCCTGAATTTATGGCAGATAGGCTTACGAAAATTGAAAATATAAAATCTTTATACCGCCAGATCAAAGAGAGGGCAGATTGCTTAAGCATGAAGGATATGGCTATTAATGGAGATTATTTGATAAATCTTGGTATTACAGAAGGCAGAGAAATAGGCAGGATACTAAATGAGCTGTTTGAAATGGTTATAGATAATCCTGAATTAAACCATGTGGATAAACTTAAGGAAATAGTCTTACAGAAATATTTCAAGTAATAGAGTGAATGGAGAAATGTGAGGTAATGCTGCAAAAATCAATAATGATACAATGGAAAATAATATAAAAAAAGTTGTATAATTATGGAACAATTAATATAATATTACGTCATAACATTTGATTAATTATTTATCATGTTATAGACAAATTGAAATGATTTTTTGTGGAGGGGTATTATGAGAATTAAAAGGACTATTTCATTAATTATTCTAATTTCACTTGTATGTACATTTATTTTCAGTAGTTTGGCGCAGGCAGAAGAAGTTATCGTAAGCGATCTTTCTCAAGAAAAGATAAACTTAATGAAAGCTGCAGGAGAATTAATTCCACCCTATGAAGAAATTGATGAAAGCAGTGTAAAAGTAAGCAAGGAAGAAGCCATATCTATTGTAAAATCAGTATTTGGAGAACAAGAAGAAATTGAAATATATAGCATACGCCTTGAGAATCTGGGACAAAAAATGCAAATATACGGTAGCAGCAGGCAATGGTATATTGATTTCCGGCTTAAGAACAAAACAGGAAAAAGTGGCAGTGCAAGCGTTGATGCTGATACAGGAGAAATAGTAAGTTTTAACGTATGGGAGAATAATTACGGACAAAAGAATTATATTGCAAAATTAACCCGTGAGGAAGCTAAAATAAAGGCAGAAGAGTACCTGAAAAATGTTTTCAGTATAGACCCTGAAAACTTAAAGCTTAATGAGGAATACACAAATGATTATTATTACCGTAACGGAATAAAAGAACCTGTTCTGTATAATTTTTGGTACAATGAAAAAATAAATGGAATAGTCATTAATAATTCCAATGTATCCGTCTCCGTTGACGGGACCGATGGTTCTTTAAGGAACTTCTACAGATATAAAGCCAATTTTGATACTTCAAAACTGCCTTCCTCAGAGGGCGTTTTAGATCCTGAAGAGATAATTAAAAAATATATTGATTTAGTAAATATGGATCTCCAGTACATTACGATTTATGAAGACAAACCTTACTATGGAGGTTATGCCCCTCAAGGCAGAACTGTACTTGTCTATGTCCCTGTGGATTATTACAACATGGTTGATGCATTTACCGGAAAAATGATAAATTACGATGGAACTGAATATACCCCTACTTATTTT from Clostridiaceae bacterium encodes:
- a CDS encoding HD domain-containing protein, giving the protein MNKLKDRLKDEILKFLPFQVCSVINKLEDAGYEAYLVGGCTRDMIMGKEPKDWDVTTIAKPDEIKKLFDKTIDTGIKHGTVTVLWGDTKVEVTTYRVDGVYSDNRRPASVGFISSLTEDLSRRDFTMNAVAYSPRRGIVDPFNGVRDIKGKIIKTVGDPDQRFNEDALRMLRAVRFSAELDFKVEDNVLDSIRKNSHLIEKVSSERVREELTRILVSEHPIRFILLRDTHLLQHILPEFEICFYTIQNNPYHIYNVAVHSLHAIENIPPESMLRWVMLLHDIGKPLSKSVDENGVDHFYGHSEKSLHLAMNIFNRLKFPSAFIKRAGKLIKEHDRVIETTCKAVRRAISSLGDDIFLDLLKVKEADIKAQNPEFMADRLTKIENIKSLYRQIKERADCLSMKDMAINGDYLINLGITEGREIGRILNELFEMVIDNPELNHVDKLKEIVLQKYFK